A region of the Melospiza georgiana isolate bMelGeo1 chromosome Z, bMelGeo1.pri, whole genome shotgun sequence genome:
GAAAAATAGTTATGCCACTGCCGTTAATCCCTGACACTTCAGTACTTTGATTCCTTTGCCACAAAGTTGATGAGGTCATTAGTTAAATACTGCTagtaaaagaacattttataCCTCCCTCTATTACAAGTAAGGGATCAGGCTGGATCTACCTACTGCAGTTTACAACTGCTGCTGTTTATTATAGTTTATATAGTTATACTTTTTATTTGCTTCTATTCAAAAGTGTTTACAGTTTTTAATTTGGAATTGTTCAACCTACTTTTTGATCTCCAAAACGTCTACAGGAGTTGATTACTTGACTGACTGAACACCATTAGGAACAATATTTATGTCTCTCCAACTTGTGCTTTTGCTTATGCCCTATTAACAGAAATGGCACAAGGGTCTGAGCACATACAGCAGTTAACTGTCACTGAATATTCAATATAAAAAAGAGAACACTGAAATCCACACAGCAAAAGAACTGTATTTACATTCTCAGTTGTGATTCTGCATAAGGAGACTGCAGGACTTTATGCGCTTTTATTGCTGGAAATCATACACCTGAAGAAATGAACTATTATATGTATTTCTCAAGTATCCTATTAAAAACTTGTCTTGGAGAACAGGTGTTTGGACTTTAACCACAAAACCTTTGCTCTATGTACAAATGCCGAAGCACTCTGCTATTACCCAAAAGACAGGTATAAGAAAATCAAGCAATCATTTGATGTGACATCTAACTCCAGGAGACACTTACTAGCTGAAGTGCTCAGTCACTTACTGGCACATCATCTCCTACTGGGGTGCAGCTCACAAGGTTTCTCTCATGCTTTACTGAGGAAAATCTTCAAGTCAGATCAATGGAATTATCAAACTGCAGCATtagacactttgcaccatgtACTAGGCCTGCAAATGTAGCTTGTGACTGTACTTTATTTTATATCTTGTAActccaaataaaaattatgagCTAGTTGAAGGTGGGATCCAAGATGTCTACATGACCAGACTCTTGCAGCAAACAGCTATGCTGTGTCTCTTTGGTCTGTTAGCCTGGCCAGGCAATAGCACTTCAACACCCTCATGGGTACTTACACCTCCTCTTCCAGATGAAATTATTTCCACCCCTTTTACTAAGTCACCTCTTTGTTAGGTCTCTGTTCACCTAAGTTTCTGATGTTTGTAGAGGGTTCTAAAGAGAAAACCTGGATCAGCAATTGTAGTGCAAGATTTGGGGCTACATGACTCAATGTAGTCATGAATCAATGTATCAGTGCAGCTGTCCCTTAGTTGTATAAAGTGAGATTGATCACTCAGTATGCAGGTGATCTTTGATGAATAACTGCTGCATGCACAGCAATTCTCAAAAAAAGCTTGAGAGCAATTGCATCAAATATCATGCAGTTAAACACCATCTTCAGGCTAAAAAACATGAAGTAAAACATGAGTGAAATGAGGATGCCACAAACAAAATCATGTAATTCACTGAAAAAACCAGCAACTACTAAAGGGCATGCGCTCTGCTGAAGGTAAAAGCAAACTCCAAACAATGCACTGAAAAGCTGTGTGGCATTAAACCTCACACCACAGAAGGGACTCTTGGAAGAATCAGTCTGATCCACTTTTGGTGGGGAATGCATATgctataaataaaatacaaaatattgaCATTTTTCTCTGCAAGAAAGAGACTTAAATAAATTTGTggtcttttaaaatttatgatATTTACATGAGAAAGCCAAAGTACTGGCTAGCCTCCACATTAGGAACATTGCTGTGCACTTTTATGTGgagatcttttttctttctttgaggGTTCCCATTAGGAGCTCTTTAGGGTTATTAGTTCTGTTACCAAACAGAATTCAAGGGAAACATCTTTATCTGCTTTAAATCACATACTGATATTTGCAATTGGAACATGTTAAgtcaaacctttttttttaaggttagGCCCTCAATGCAATTATATTTTAATGGCACATAGTGTCAGTCTAATTGATATATACACATTATATAATTTTCATGAGGAATCATTCCATAAGAAGATACAGAGCAAGGATTCCAAGAGTTgtgtactttttaaaaaaaaataagtaatgtTCATCATCTACTTTTAATAAAGTAAGGTATGATGGTGCCAAGACATATAGCTAGTACCTTGCCACCATCTACATTCTGCatatttaacaaaaaatgtTGCTGATTGTGGCTATTGGTAGGCATTTAGGGCCTATCAATTTAGTCATTTAGAGACAATTGCATGGAGGGAATGCAgaggaataatttttaaaaaattcctagATTGTTCTTGAAGTTTGAAGAGGGACCATGTTTTTTGTCCCAAAGTTTAATTCTTCTTATTGCATATACAAGGGATGAAATCTCACCTGAAATTTCACCTGTGTACTGAGCAACAAGTATCCCAAGGACTGATCCCTGGCACCATCACTCATTGATGAAATCTGTTCTGTGCAAGGGCCAGCTTGCCCAGAACAGATTTCATCAATGTTATTTACCTCCTGAACTCTGTAACAGGCCGATCACATCCCATGTGCCCACCAAAAATGGTACCTTGCCAGTTCCTGAATTGAGCACAGGccaaaacctgtgccagcaagTGTTCTAACAACCAGCTGTACATATGACTGGGCTACAGTGTCCCAGAAAATTTCCTGGCACTACCAAGTCTAGTGACATAGATGTAGTGTGACAGGCTTAACATTAAGCCTTTAACATACTCATTTTGGTCTCAGTCAAAAATGTGATTCAACCTTTTTTAACCACCTATTTTAGGAAGAAACAATCTCTAAATGAGCTTTTGTCGCTCTAATTCTGACTAAAAGAGGCATCTGACATCTCACAACGTTTTTGCTATTAAAGCAAGACCAAAGTGTGGGGTTTTGTGACGTTTAGCTTTGGAAGCATATTAAACATGGTACTAACAAAGCTGAAGCGTGGTCTTTGCAAAcaagaaatgcattttacaGGTTTTCTTGTCAAACGTTTTTCTTCTCATGATGATCCAATACAAAACAAGGCtgaaaaccttttatttttttaatgcacattGAATTTTATACAAGCTTGTAATAGTCACAGTCCTCATGAAAAACTCCagagttaaaggaattttttctccccccttttttttttctaacccTCAAGATCAAGATGTTGTAGTAAGATAATGTCTTTAATAACATTTGTATTATATCTCTGAATAACCGAGACTTCAGGGTAGTCAAGAGCAACGTAAGCTAAAAAGCTGTGCAAACAAGCAGAATTTGATTTGCAAAATGAGAATGAACAGTGACAATCGGTAAATAGAAGCTGCTTTGGCATTGGAAGGAGTTGGAAAAATGGATGTGTGGATTTCCAGCCCCCTCACTATGACTTTACTGTGTATCAGTATATTCAGGTTTGAGTTGTGGGGATAGTTAACACAGACACATCTTCTGTTAAGATCTAAGCAGTAGTTTTCTGAGACTTTAAAGTCCTGGAAATGATGACATCTGCTCAGTATGCTCACAGGAGGCACAACTGTGTATTTTATAATTTCACTCTTGATGTAACCTAAGTTTCATTTAGCTTCTTCAGGTTTCCATGTGCATTTAAGACTAGTTCAAACTACAAATTAGAAATCTATCATTAAAGCTAGTCTCTAAACcattataataattaataaaagtAGTGTCTCACAGTGTGAAGGGTTTGCATCTGGTGAGTATTAACTTGAAACAGGGTAAATGAATTTTgcatagaattattttttaatatcaggATGTTGTGAAGTACTAGGTCTTTCATAAAAACAGTGTAGTAACTTCCCTTTCCAATACTTATTTCTcagtctttaaaaattatttattgatttttttcaatttgtttttttctgttaattcaGCAGTTACATTAAATCAAGTGAATTAAATTACATTACAAATATTGGCAGTTTAGTATAGTAGCGTATCGGTTGAGCACAAAACTCTGAGTAAATCTAgactttaattttttgttttgtacaaCTCTCACTGATCTGTCCAAGAGACACTCTTTACTTTCATGCCCTTTTTCTCCCACTCTAGCAATTGAAGTCACTTAAATGACACCAAATGCAAAGAACACAGCTCATGTTCTACCTGGGCTTCTTATGTTTCCAATTTACTGGAAATActcttttcaaagagaaaagcatATCAGGACAATCTATGATTTTAGAAGCTATAACTGTCCCTTTTTAAAATAGGAGATTCAACATGTCTCTTGCAAGTTCTAAAAGCAATGTACTGGGAAGCAATTACTTGTTTACTTGACACATAATTTACTTGAAATGTTTGCAGTATGGTTTGTTACTTAAGAATACGAGCAAGGAAAGTTTTCTGCCACCTAAAATCACACCTCAGCTCCAGACGGAGTCCATGGTCCACAAAGAGCTACCAGAGGTAAGTACTGACCACCTCCCTGATGCAAGGTACAAACCCAAAGGGAAAATGTCAAAAAGGAGGACTCTCTCTGTAAAGAAGGTACGGAAGTTACATGGGGGAATTAGCAGAACTGGAGCTGGCAGTCAATAAAAGGAACAGAATAAAGGCAGCCGCTTAGGAGCAttgagaaaacagaaagcaagGGCTGGATCAGTAAGTACTCGCTGTATACTGGTAAACTAGACCccaagaaaaaattactttgggttggaaagaaaTTAAGAGCAGAAAAATGCTGAAGCAACCAGCAAAAAGCAAGTACTGTTGAGGGAACAAGCTGAATCTTAGATAAATGAGTAATTCAAAGCTTCATGATTCATTTATCCAGGTCCAAAAATGCATGTGGTAAAGGAGGAAATCCAGACTATTACTATGGGTTTTACATTATTGGATTATCACAATTTGAGGAATTGAGGCAAACGATTTTTTATTCAACTTCAGaggataaaaattatttataaattcaGCATAAATGACAACCTTCTATAATTAGTTGGCAGACACAATGCCCTATAATTCTTCAAGATCTCAATGTCTTTTGACTttctaaaaccaaaacacaacGCCCCCAGTACACACACACATCAACCTTCTTGCATCACTTCTTAAGAGCACATTTGCAGTTTATCAGTAGTTTCATTTGTTAAGTTCAAGTGAGGTGAAAGGCACCAATAGAACATTCTTTAAAGAGAACCAGACTAGTAGCTTATCTTAGGTAAACATACTGTCACACGGGAGAACAAACTACTTATATTTGTAAGGCCAGCATGTGGACATACTATGAAAAAGATTGAAAAAGAGTCCTAGATAAAACTATGCAAATACCTTTGTCCTTGTGTACCCTCTAGTGGCTGTCGAGGTTATGCTGGCGTCACAGTAATTAAGCAGGCAATGTCCTCAACCAGACAGAATCAGAGTGCTTCCCTCTGCAACAGCTCTTTTAAAGAGATGGAGATTCAGGAGACCAGGGTTCTGAGCAGGCAAAAGTATGGATATTTGAAGTTTAAAGTTTACAACAAATTCTGCCTTGTTAGTTTAATGAAGTGAACCCAAGTTTTCCACTTACAAAGTGCCAAGATACATCAAGCAACGCATATAGCAAGCATTCAGAGCATGTGCCTGTGTAACAGCGGCATGTGTGCACGCTGCACGCAAACTGTGGCAATGTCAGTAAGTTAAGCTGGGTATTACTCTTCCaggtggaaaaaaatccaatacACAGGCTGCAGAGACTACATAAGAGCCACTTATGTATGAAATACCAGTTCCAGACTACAGTGAAAACATTATTTAAACTAGAAATGGCTGTTTTGTCTGCATGTGCTGAAGAACTGGATTACATCAGGGACAAAAACTGTTATCCAGTATAAGAACATTCTCCAAGCAAACAATTAACATTTAATTTGGTTCAGCTTAAACAAACACATAAGACTGTACAACAGACACTTCAAATAAACCCACTAAAAATCTCCACCCTCACACCCAAACTCCccaataaataaaagcaaaggtCAGCCCCCTAGCCAAGGTACAAAGTCCTCTCAATAATGGAAAAAACCTCACGTCAATTCTCACTGCTATGATTTAGCAAAGAATATAAATTGCATGCTACTGTTTAGTGGACCACACAGCTGGTAAAACATGAAAATTAACAACAGTCAAAAAGAGAATATATAGAGGTTTTAGCAGCTCATATCTACTTTTTCAAGAACTCTAGGTGCAACATGCAGCTACGTCATTCAGCTAAAGATGCAAGTCATTAAGCAGTGTAAGAAAAAACAGCTTGAGAGCTGCTGAAGTGTTGAGCCTTCAACAAACCATTACCAAATTTGTGCAGGAGGGAAGCATTGTGAGGCCTCTCATAATGTGCCATCCTAAATTAGGTACTCAACTTACCAACAGGATGAAGGCAAAGGGTGGAGTAATTAAACTAGATAACAACGCCTATatattacaagaaaaaaaattaaaatactgtcTTGAAATAATATGAGATAATGCACATTCAAGATGAAGATTTCACAAAGAACAGGATGCACGCCACAGATGTACAACACATAAGAAATAAACTGAATCCCAGGCTACATGTACAACAGAcattacttttaataaaaaggTTCTCTTATCTTCAGTACAACATATGGACAGAGGTGTCCAGTCAGTCCTGCAAACAACTGAAAGTTTCCCTTCAGATACAGCAATTAAGTATTCAGCAACAAGAATGCTGGCTCTACTGTACATGGCAAGTGCAGGTGTTTTTTCTGTATCCCACATGTACATCAGAAAAAAAGCCATGTGATCGTATAGCCTAACCAGGTCCTTGCTCATTCATCTGCACCATATGTTCATAGGCAGCAATGCAAAAATCCCTCTTTCTGTGTGTTTACAGCTTGAGTTTAAGTTAGTCCTTTCTCCGTTTTTGAAGAGAAAACCTGAACAACTGTGTGGCCAGTCATTCATCCCCATGCCTGAGTTTTGCAATAATGTAGTACAAGCTTGCCATCACTTCCAAAACactgcaagaaaaacaaaaaaacaataGCTGTTACAATTACTTATGGGCTAGCATATAcatgaagcaaaacaaaaagtctTCCCATCAGATAAACATGTCATGGAATATGGTCATGAGAAAGCTCCCCATTACAGTGAGAGGCATGGAAACACACTGCACATGAAGGAACGCATTTCCAGAGACTGCATGAAGTCACATCTCTTTGGACCCCGTTCACACAGAGCAGTAAACATTAATTACGCCACAATTAAATGCAAGCTATTACTGCTAGGGGCAGTGGGAGATTTCAAGGGCCCGAGGTGTGCAGGCAAATCCTGCTAAATGCATTTGGAAAGGATATTCAGGATGAAAGTTACCTCATAGAGGGTCCCCACTTCCTGGTCTGGAGACGGAGCAAAAGACTGGTTTACGTATATGAACTGCAAGAAAATGAGGGAGAAGAGATGGAGATAGCACAGGATCCCACTGGGAACAGAGAAGAATCATTCTGCAGTCAAAAGTTCTGCTATTAATCTTTAAGCATATAACAGAATACGACCAGTTACTATCATTTTCACTTCAGTGTGGAGGAGCAACAGGACTATGAGGAGTCCCCTCTATCTGACCAGCTGACCAAGCCAAAGTAAACGTGCTGACTTCCTTTTCCTGCAAGCTGACCCATTACTCTCCCATACAGCTGCACAAAGGGTTCAGCTCTTGCTCTTATTTCAGCCCAAACCACTCACTCACTATTCCATATTTGCTCAATTAGAATGGCCAACACAGAAATAAGAAACATCTTGTTCTATTTTCAAGTCATCCTTCTAACTTCCTGCTCcaataaatacatttacatGTATAGGAGCTAATCTCAATGACAAAGAGGGCCTTGTGATCTGCTGTGTGGGGCAACAGTGGACACTGGGGTATCATGTGCTATTTcctaataaaatatataaaattccTAGGGCTTTGTTCTTGAAGCATAGCCTTAGGCTTCAGCCACACAGGAAGGCTACATgctcctgggtttttttgtgctgaGGTAATAAGATGATAGTCACGGACTCCAACTGTTGAGAATGTCCTTGGTCAGCATCATACTTATCACtcttctttaaaatattcaacTATGGAAAAGCAGATCCCTCATGATTTCCAGGTGAATCAGAAGGCCAGTGCATTTATGCCTATATACTTAAATAAGATCTTCCAAACAAAGAATAGAATGAATTCGGCTACACTTTATAATGAGGCTAGCTTTAACTGCGTATCTTCAATAAAAACTTTGGACTGTACTGAGAGTtcactgcagaaaaacaaaatcagtgCAACTGTATTTCCAGCTCTTCCAGTATTATCATGAGGCCACTTCTCCAGGAAGGAATCCATAAATAACACTGGCAATCTGCTGCCCAAGGACAAACACCTCCCAACTCCCCATTTTAAAAGATAATCACTCCTATGACAGTAGCTGAACTATTTTAGATGTGAGTTCTGAAGGAAACAGACACTCAGATTCAGGAAGCTGATCCCAAAAACCTCTGGACTGCTTCTCCAATACTCTGTCTCTATACCTAGTTCCACCAGGTACACAGCGCCTAGCAATGTTTCCCTGGGACACACGGCTGTCCAGCgtgcacacagctctgcctgacAGACACCGAGAAATACAGACACTGCAACAAGCCCAAAGGCCAGGGCCGAGCACACCCACGCTGTGCTGTACATACCCACAGCGTACTGCACACACCCACAGCTCGCTCTATATTACATCCTAACTCTACTTGGAACAGTTCTCTCGGTGCTGCTACTCCAGgtttcctgcaggcagctgtAGCCTAGATTCCGACAGCGTCTTTGCAGGTTTGACAACGCGGGCCCTGCGCACTCAGCCCCGCCCAGTGCCCGCCCGTACCAGCTGCTCGGACGCCATCAGCTTGAGGAACTTCTTGATGAAGTCCACGAGGCCCTGGATGGTCCGGGTCCGCTCTACCGCCCACTTCTTGGTCCTCATGATGGGGGTGTCGCCCACGGCCTTCAGCAGCACGTCAACTGCGGGGAGCGCCCGCCGCGTCACAGCGGGCCCGTCCCCCGCCGCTCATAggcccgcgccgcccgcccgcgcgGCCCATTGGCCGCCACACCTGCCCGTCaccgcgcccgcccgcccccgcgGAGGCCTCCCACCccattacttttctttttcgCGTCGCCCGCGGGCTCTTCGGTGCCCGGCGACCCGGCCGGGGGTGGGCCCGGTtcgccgggccccgccgcggTCCCGCCCTCCGGGGCCTCCTCCCCGCCGTCGCTCCGGCTGCCGCTCTGCGCAGCGGCGGGCGGCGGCTGCTCCTCGGGCTCCGCCATGATGCCGCTGCTGCGCGGGCGGCGGGAAGTGACGCCACCCAGGGGCGGCCTCTGCTCCGCGAGGCGTTTTGTCCCTCGTGGGACGCCGTCTTTCCCGTCACGTGACACGCCAGGAGCGTCGCGTGCGGCGCCAGTCGTCCCGCCGGCAGCGGCCGCGCCCCGCCGGTCACGTGGTGCGCGCGCCCCGCCGGCACCGGCCCGAGAGCGGGAGCGGGCTGGGCAACGGGAGCGAGGGCGCGGAACGGGAGCGGAACGGGAACGGAACGGGAACGGAACACCGCACAGCTCGTCCGGCCGCCgccggcccccgccgccgccccacCATGATCAAAGCCATCCTCATCTTCAACAACCACGGCAAGCCGCGGCTCTCCAAGTTCTACCAGCGCTATGTacgggcgggccggggctcggcg
Encoded here:
- the ATG12 gene encoding ubiquitin-like protein ATG12 — translated: MAEPEEQPPPAAAQSGSRSDGGEEAPEGGTAAGPGEPGPPPAGSPGTEEPAGDAKKKIDVLLKAVGDTPIMRTKKWAVERTRTIQGLVDFIKKFLKLMASEQLFIYVNQSFAPSPDQEVGTLYECFGSDGKLVLHYCKTQAWG